Proteins encoded within one genomic window of Eurosta solidaginis isolate ZX-2024a chromosome 1, ASM4086904v1, whole genome shotgun sequence:
- the LOC137253408 gene encoding probable multidrug resistance-associated protein lethal(2)03659: protein MQSVKTEDLPENPRENCSAISALCFWYTLPIFFKGRKRTLDTKDLYKPLTVHKSETLGNDLCSSWEKELQRKSTSKGGPSLARATTRVFGCRFALLGFVLLVLELGTRALQPLFLLGLIAYYSKGGEDINSAYLYAAGVILCSAINVTVMHPYMLGTMHCGMKIRVAMCSMIYRKALRLSRTALGETTAGQVVNLISNDVGRLDLAMIFIHYLWIGPLETILITYLMSIEIGVAATFGVAFMLLFIPLQGWLGKKTSVLRLRTALRTDERVRMMNEIISGIQVIKMYAWEIPFGKLVTNARKKEVNAIRKVSYIRGILLSFIMFLTRVSVFLSLVGYVLLQAVLTPEKAFVITAYYNTLRVTMTVFFPQGISQLAEALVSIKRIQKFMLYEETDIVDKSADNPNYPGSNQSTVVKADEKALDTLKPEKTFASNGHATLSEAGIVLSNVRAKWDVKSTEYTLDDVNLRVQPGTLVAIIGPVGSGKSSLVQSILGELRPESGSIKVNGTFSYASQEPWLFTGTVRQNILFGHPMNRRRYQQVVKKCALERDFELLPHGDKTIVGERGASLSGGQKARISLARAVYRQTSIYLLDDPLSAVDTHVGRHLFDQCMRGFLREHIVVLVTHQLQFLQQADQIVIMDKGRVSAVGTYDSLRESGLDFAKMLADPEKEDSVEEKARSRSGSKVYGNRRNSEASLNSVADSYVDEGQPMQQQETQEEGKIGLELYQKYFRAGGGFFTFFVMLLFCILAQMLASGGDWFLSYWVAKKGKIEAVLSARLNDAQLNETSSLNQTSHLSESHLNDILTNFNDTTTLPPMTESTFTSMLRDFGVAVDADTLDIYIFTAITVATIVITLARSFLFFNVAMRASINLHNSMFRGITRAAMYFFNTNPSGRILNRFSKDMGQVDEILPAVMMDVIQIFLALFGIVIVIAIVNPFFLVPTGVLAIFFYYLRSFYLKTSRDVKRLEAITRSPIYSHMAASLSGLATIRAYGAQRVLIYEFDNYQDVHSSAFYMFISTSRAFGYWLDCCCVIYIAIITLSFFLFPPENGGDVGLAITQAMGMTGMVQWGMRQSAELENTMTAVERVVEYDDIEPEGELEAPADKKPPPTWPEQGKIVFDELSLRYLPDPKAEYVLKSLNFVVKPCEKVGIVGRTGAGKSSLINALFRLSYNDGSIIIDSRDTKDMGLHDLRSKVSIIPQEPVLFSGTMRYNLDPFDEYSDAKLWNALEEVKLKSVVAELPSGLQSKISEGGANFSVGQRQLVCLARAILRENRILVLDEATANVDPQTDALIQVTIRDKFRNCTVLTIAHRLNTVMDSDKVLVMDAGQVVEFGSPHELLTQSKEKVFYGMVQQTGKSTAENLMKVAQKAYEDGLKTKME from the exons AAACCTTGGGCAATGACCTATGCTCATCATGGGAAAAAGAGCTGCAACGCAAATCGACTTCGAAGGGAGGTCCAAGCTTAGCGAGAGCGACAACTCGGGTTTTTGGTTGTCGCTTTGCGCTCTTGGGATTCGTCTTGCTCGTACTCGAATTGGGTACAAG aGCACTACAACCCTTATTCCTCTTGGGTCTAATTGCGTACTATTCGAAAGGTGGTGAAGATATTAACTCGGCCTATTTATATGCAGCTGGTGTGATACTTTGTAGTGCTATAAATGTCACCGTTATGCATCCATATATGCTGGGCACAATGCATTGCGGCATGAAGATACGCGTAGCGATGTGTAGTATGATATATCGCAAAGCATTACGTCTAAGTCGCACTGCATTGGGTGAGACCACAGCTGGACAAGTGGTTAATTTGATATCAAACGATGTGGGACGTTTAGATTTGGCTATGATATTTATACATTATCTTTGGATTGGACCGCTCGAGACGATTTTGATTACTTATTTAATGTCGATTGAG ATTGGAGTTGCTGCCACCTTTGGTGTTGCTTTTATGTTACTCTTCATTCCACTGCAAGGTTGGCTGGGTAAAAAGACGTCTGTGTTACGCTTGCGTACTGCTTTGCGCACTGATGAACGTGTACGCATGATGAATGAAATTATCTCCGGCATACAAGTGATCAAAATGTATGCGTGGGAGATACCTTTCGGCAAGCTGGTAACTAATGCGCGTAAGAAGGAAGTTAATGCTATACGAAAAGTTTCATATATACGTGGTATATTATTATCTTTCATCATGTTTTTGACGCGTGTCTCCGTCTTTCTCAGTTTGGTCGGTTATGTATTGTTGCAAGCGGTGTTGACGCCGGAGAAGGCTTTCGTTATAACAGCTTACTATAATACATTGCGAGTTACTATGACGGTGTTTTTTCCACAAG GGATTTCACAATTGGCTGAGGCTTTGGTATCTATTAAACGTATACAAAAATTCATGTTATATGAAGAGACTGACATTGTCGATAAATCCGCCGATAATCCAAATTATCCTGGTAGTAATCAATCCACCGTGGTAAAAGCTGATGAAAAAGCGCTTGACACACTAAAGCCTGAAAAGACATTCGCTTCAAATGGACATGCGACACTCTCAGAGGCCGGAATCGTACTTAGCAATGTAAGAGCTAAATGGGATGTCAAATCAACTGAATATACATTAGATGATGTAAATTTGCGTGTACAACCAGGAACATTGGTTGCAATTATAGGACCAGTTGGTTCGGGAAAGTCTAG CTTAGTGCAAAGCATCCTGGGCGAGTTACGTCCCGAATCGGGTAGTATAAAAGTGAATGGCACTTTCTCATATGCCTCGCAAGAACCATGGCTCTTCACTGGTACTGTACGTCAGAATATACTCTTTGGTCACCCGATGAATCGGCGACGCTATCAGCAGGTAGTTAAGAAATGTGCGCTGGAACGTGATTTCGAATTACTACCACATGGTGATAAGACCATCGTGGGTGAACGTGGCGCTTCGCTTTCGGGTGGACAGAAAGCGCGTATTAGTTTGGCGCGTGCAGTTTATCGTCAAACCTCCATATACTTGTTGGATGATCCGCTTAGTGCGGTAGATACACATGTTGGACGTCATCTCTTCGATCAATGTATGCGGGGCTTTCTACGTGAACATATTGTAGTGCTGGTCACACATCAATTACAGTTTCTGCAGCAAGCTGATCAAATTGTTATCATGGATAAGGGGCGTGTAAGCGCTGTGGGTACTTATGATTCGTTACGTGAGTCTGGTTTAGATTTTGCAAAAATGTTAGCTGATCCTGAAAAAGAAGATTCAGTTGAAGAGAAGGCGCGTTCACGTTCCGGCAGTAAAGTTTATGGAAATCGGCGTAATAGTGAGGCTTCCTTGAACTCGGTGGCAGACTCATATGTTGATGAAGGACAGCCGATGCAACAGCAAGAAACGCAAGAGGAGGGCAAAATTGGTTTAGAATTATATCAAAAATATTTTCGTGCTGGTGGcggttttttcacattttttgttATGTTGCTGTTTTGTATATTGGCTCAGATGTTGGCATCAGGTGGAGATTGGTTCTTGTCCTACTG GGTTGCCAAAAAAGGAAAAATTGAAGCGGTACTGTCGGCACGTCTCAATGACGCCCAACTCAACGAAACCAGCTCGCTGAATCAAACCTCACACCTAAGCGAATCCCACCTCAatgatattttaacaaattttaatgaTACAACAACACTGCCTCCCATGACGGAATCGACATTTACTTCTATGCTACGTGATTTTGGTGTGGCAGTGGATGCTGATACTTTGGACATTTACATTTTTACGGCCATCACAGTGGCAACCATTGTCATAACGCTCGCTCGTAGTTTTCTGTTCTTCAATGTCGCAATGAGAGCTTCCATAAATCTACATAATTCAATGTTCCGTGGTATTACACGTGCTgctatgtattttttcaatacaaaTCCTTCAGGTCGTATATTGAATCGTTTCTCCAAGGATATGGGCCAAGTGGATGAGATATTGCCGGCGGTCATGATGGATGTTATACAAATATTCCTGGCTCTTTTCGGTATTGTAATTGTGATTGCAATCGTGAATCCATTCTTTCTAGTACCAACAGGTGTATTGGCGATATTCTTCTATTACTTGAGATCTTTTTATTTGAAGACGTCGCGTGATGTGAAGCGTTTGGAAGCAATAA ctCGTTCACCAATCTACTCCCACATGGCAGCCTCGCTTTCCGGCTTAGCAACAATACGCGCCTACGGTGCTCAACGTGTACTCATATATGAGTTCGATAACTATCAGGATGTGCATAGTTCTGCTTTCTACATGTTCATTTCAACGTCACGTGCTTTCGGTTATTGGCTCGATTGTTGCTGTGTAATCTACATAGCCATTATTACATTAAGTTTCTTTCTATTTCCACCAGAGAATGGTGGCGATGTCGGTTTGGCTATAACACAAGCAATGGGCATGACGGGCATGGTTCAATGGGGTATGCGTCAATCAGCTGAATTGGAAAACACAATGACTGCAGTAGAACGTGTTGTGGAATATGATGACATTGAACCGGAAGGTGAGCTCGAAGCGCCAGCTGATAAAAAGCCACCACCAACATGGCCGGAGCAGGGTAAAATCGTTTTCGATGAGTTGAGCTTGCGCTATTTACCAGATCCAAAGGCGGAATATGTATTGAAGTCATTGAATTTTGTGGTCAAACCATGCGAGAAAGTGGGCATTGTAGGACGTACTGGTGCTGGTAAATCTTCGCTGATCAATGCGCTCTTTAGGTTATCTTACAATGATGGCTCAATCATTATCGATTCCCGTGACACTAAAGATATGGGCTTACATGACTTACGTAGTAAAGTTTCGATTATACCACAAGAACCGGTGCTATTTTCAGGTACAATGCGTTATAATTTAGATCCATTTGATGAGTATTCTGATGCGAAATTATGGAATGCACTCGAAGAG GTTAAGCTGAAAAGTGTCGTTGCTGAACTTCCCAGTGGTCTACAGAGTAAAATTTCTGAGGGTGGTGCCAATTTCAGTGTTGGTCAACGTCAGTTGGTGTGCTTGGCACGCGCTATATTACGTGAAAATCGTATTTTGGTCTTAGACGAGGCTACCGCAAATGTAGATCCTCAAACGGATGCGCTTATTCAAGTGACAATCAGAGATAAATTTAGAAATTGTACGGTACTCACAATTGCCCATCGCCTGAATACGGTGATGGATTCGGATAAGGTGTTGGTAATGGATGCTGGCCAGGTGGTAGAGTTTGGCTCACCACATGAACTCTTGACGCAAAGTAAAGAAAAAGTGTTCTATGGTATGGTGCAGCAAACGGGGAAATCCACAGCAGAAAATCTAATGAAGGTGGCGCAAAAG